A stretch of the Corylus avellana chromosome ca6, CavTom2PMs-1.0 genome encodes the following:
- the LOC132184384 gene encoding uncharacterized protein LOC132184384, with product MMVQIAVFTHLHIQPCLSRSPLPPVSFSCRTPKLEAAAVAPTKRKARETEAGRLGAIAASASASVSEAFDRTVGGQFLPEREEKKTGRKRVFFLDVSPLCYVGSTPSLRAFGRWVSLFFSQVSLSDPVIAVLDGERGSEHRRQLLPSYKAHRTKFVRQVTASQRYSMGHVGRSHGVITDVLSKCNVPLIKVEGHEADDVVATLVGQVLQRGYRVVIASPDKDFKQLISEDVQIVMPLEDLDRWSFYTLKHYIAQYNCDPCCDLSLRCIIGDEVDGVPGIQHVAPGFGRKTALKLLKKHGSLENLLNAAAVRTVGRQYAQDALTKYADYLRRNHKVLALRRDVNVQLKEEWLVERETHYDSTILSNFFKLLEETPKLAHQTRSKFSDG from the exons ATGATGGTACAAATCGCGGTGTTTACCCACCTTCACATTCAGCCTTGTCTCTCTCGCAGCCCATTACCACCCGTTTCTTTCTCGTGTAGGACTCCCAAATTGGAAGCAGCGGCAGTGGCACCGACCAAAAGGAAAGCAAGGGAAACGGAAGCAGGGAGGCTTGGTGCTATCgctgcttctgcttctgcttcGGTTTCTGAGGCTTTTGATCGAACAGTTGGTGGGCAATTTCTGcctgagagagaagagaagaagacaGGCAGGAAAAGGGTGTTCTTTTTGGACGTTAGTCCTCTCTGTTATGTGGGAAGCACGCCCAGCTTGCGTGCTTTTGGTCGTTGggtctctcttttcttctctcaagTCAGCCTTAGCGACCCTGTCATTGCT GTTCTTGATGGGGAAAGGGGTAGTGAGCATCGCAGACAGTTGTTACCTTCATATAAAGCACACAGGACAAAATTCGTAAGACAAGTAACAGCTTCACAAAGATATTCAATGGGTCATGTTGGAAGGTCGCATGGAGTCATCACAGATGTTCTCAGCAAATGCAACGTGCCA CTCATAAAAGTTGAAGGCCATGAAGCAGATGATGTTGTAGCTACACTTGTAGGACAAGTTCTACAAAGAGGCTACAGGGTGGTAATTGCCTCTCCTGATAAAGATTTCAAGCAATTGATTTCAGAAGATGTCCAAATTGTTATGCCTTTGGAAGATTTAGACCGATGGTCCTTTTACACCCTAAAGCACTACATAGCTCAGTATAATTGTGATCCATGCTGTGATTTGAGCCTTA GATGCATCATAGGTGATGAGGTTGATGGTGTTCCTGGGATCCAGCATGTGGCTCCTGGATTTGGTCGAAAGACTGCCCTAAAGCTTTTAAAAAAGCATGGTTCATTGGAAAATTTACTAAATGCTGCTGCGGTGAGAACTGTGGGCAGACAGTATGCACAAGATGCCCTTACAAAGTATGCTGATTACCTGCGAAGGAATCACAAAGTTCTTGCCCTGAGGAG GGATGTCAATGTTCAACTGAAAGAGGAGTGGTTggttgagagagagacacaCTATGATTCGACTATTCTAtctaatttcttcaaattgttGGAAGAAACTCCGAAGCTTGCTCATCAAACGAGATCAAAATTTTCAGATGGTTAA
- the LOC132183801 gene encoding LRR receptor-like serine/threonine-protein kinase GSO1: MNRYGHSTPLLHFCLFFFLLSSVVFSELHSNQKTTMISLSEAIMNNTALIWDVNKDPCLWGGVTCGPPGNSSITEISLSGVSLSSSDFLPLLCQIDSLVSLDLSNSNLTSIPDKFITDCGAIGGLQLLNISRNGLGGTLPTFNGFVGLKFLDLSFNSLNGNISLQFEGLVALKSLNLSFNNFTGPIPTNLGKAMALEQLQLSKNSFEGGIPDQMIDYLNLTLVDLNQNKLSGPVPVRIGDLSKLEVLILSTNNLSGEIPETLSSIKSLSRFAAHQNNFEGTIPSGLTTFLRNLDLSYNKLSGLIPSDMLSPSNLQTVDFSYNLLTGPIPSNISPSMVRLRLGSNLLNGTIPTATFGKLEKLMYLELENNSLTGSVPPDLGSCRKLLLLNLAGNKLDGALPGQLGGLSQLQVMELQSNKLVGEIPIEITQLPKLSKLNMSWNSLNGSIPSTISSLQSLTNLILQGNKLSGSIPYTIASMDSLLELQLGGNQLSGLIPRMPVKLQIALNLSTNLLVGEIPESLSKLTGLEILDLSNNKLSGEIPSYLTQMAALTKLLLSNNQLSGIIPKFSPWLTIDANGNKGLINATTPNTSPKSAKKGKSVTAGLVIGFAAALFAIGVVIGVTVSISRRYYRVNDEQSQSQSAEDLPPPQVLQGSLLTANGIHRSNIDFTKAMEAVANPSNVTLKTKFSTYYKAIMPSGSSYFVKRINWSDKIFQLGSHDKFWRELEVLGKLSNSNVMTPLAYVLTVDNAYLFYEFAPKGTLFDILHGSPGNALDWASRYSIAVGVAQGLAFLHGCTCGPILLLDLSSSNIMLKSLKEPQVGDIELYKVIDPSKSNGSLSMVAGSVGYVPPEYAYTMRVTMAGNVYSFGVVLLELLTGKRAVSEGTELAKWMLSNSVKQDKWDRILDSNVSRTSLAIRSQMLAVLKVALGCVNVSPDARPKMKNVLRMLLNAR; this comes from the exons ATGAACAGGTATGGGCACAGCACTCCTCTACTCCATTTTTgcctatttttcttcttgttatcTTCTGTGGTCTTCTCTGAATTACACTCAAACCAAAAAACCACCATGATCAGTCTTTCTGAGGCCATCATGAACAACACAGCTTTAATATGGGATGTGAACAAAGACCCATGTTTATGGGGAGGAGTTACATGCGGCCCCCCTGGGAATTCTTCCATTACCGAAATCTCTTTATCTGGGGTTTCCCTCTCCTCCTCAGATTTTCTACCTCTTCTTTGCCAGATAGACTCTTTGGTGAGTCTTGACCTCTCCAACAGCAATCTGACCTCAATCCCAGATAAGTTTATCACAGATTGTGGGGCGATTGGAGGGCTGCAGCTCTTGAATATTAGCAGAAACGGGTTAGGTGGTACTCTGCCTACGTTTAATGGTTTTGTTGGGTTGAAGTTCTTGGACTTGTCTTTCAATTCCTTGAACGGAAACATAAGTTTACAGTTTGAAGGATTGGTTGCCCTCAAAAGTTTGAATCTTAGTTTCAACAATTTCACTGGCCCCATTCCTACCAACCTTGGGAAAGCCATGGCTTTGGAGCAGCTTCAGCTCTCTAAGAATTCCTTTGAAGGTGGAATCcctgatcaaatgatcgattacCTGAATTTGACTCTGGTTGACCTGAATCAAAATAAGCTTTCTGGCCCTGTTCCTGTTAGAATTGGAGACCTGTCTAAGTTGGAAGTTTTGATTTTATCTACCAATAACTTGAGCGGGGAAATCCCAGAAACCCTTTCAAGTATCAAAAGCCTTTCACGTTTTGCAGCCCATCAGAACAATTTTGAAGGTACTATTCCTAGTGGACTTACAACATTCCTCAGGAACTTGGACCTTAGTTATAATAAGTTAAGTGGGTTGATTCCTTCAGATATGTTGTCACCATCAAATTTGCAGACTGTagatttttcttataatttgttAACGGGGCCGATACCTTCAAACATATCTCCAAGCATGGTGAGGTTGAGATTGGGGAGCAATTTGCTTAATGGGACAATCCCTACTGCAACATTTGGAAAACTTGAGAAATTAATGTACTTGGAGCTGGAAAACAATAGCTTGACCGGGTCAGTACCTCCGGATTTGGGTTCTTGCAGGAAGTTGCTGTTGCTGAATTTGGCAGGGAATAAACTGGATGGTGCATTGCCGGGACAGTTGGGTGGACTTAGCCAACTTCAAGTTATGGAGCTTCAGTCGAACAAGCTGGTTGGAGAAATCCCAATTGAAATTACCCAGCTACCAAAATTATCGAAATTGAATATGAGCTGGAATTCGCTGAATGGTTCGATACCTTCCACGATTTCAAGCTTGCAAAGCCTTACTAACCTGATTTTACAAGGTAACAAACTCAGTGGTTCAATACCCTACACTATTGCCAGCATGGATTCTCTGTTAGAACTCCAGCTTGGAGGAAACCAACTCAGTGGTTTAATTCCAAGGATGCCAGTAAAGCTGCAGATTGCTTTAAATCTCAGCACCAACCTCCTTGTAGGGGAAATTCCAGAAAGTCTTTCAAAACTTACTGGATTAGAAATTTTGGATCTCTCAAACAATAAATTGTCAGGAGAGATACCATCATATCTGACTCAAATGGCAGCCTTGACAAAGTTGCTCCTTTCGAACAACCAGCTCTCTGGAATTATTCCAAAGTTCAGTCCATGGCTTACGATTGATGCAAATGGAAATAAGGGTCTTATTAACGCTACAACACCAAACACTTCACCAAAATCAGCCAAGAAGGGAAAATCAGTTACTGCAGGTTTGGTGATTGGGTTCGCAGCTGCTCTTTTCGCTATTGGGGTAGTCATTGGCGTTACTGTATCAATCTCAAGGCGCTATTACAGGGTTAATGATGAGCAATCGCAATCACAATCAGCAGAAGATCTCCCTCCTCCTCAGGTCCTCCAAGGGAGTCTATTAACTGCCAATGGGATCCACCGATCGAATATCGACTTCACCAAAGCTATGGAAGCAGTTGCTAACCCATCAAATGTCACGTTGAAGACCAAGTTTTCAACCTACTACAAAGCCATCATGCCATCTGGATCAAGCTACTTTGTCAAGAGGATTAACTGGAGTGACAAGATATTCCAGTTGGGCAGCCATGATAAATTCTGGCGAGAGCTGGAGGTCTTGGGGAAACTGAGCAATTCAAATGTCATGACTCCTTTAGCCTATGTTTTGACAGTTGACAATGCTTATCTTTTCTACGAATTTGCTCCGAAGGGAACCCTTTTCGACATTCTCCATGGTAGCCCGGGAAATGCTCTGGATTGGGCAAGCAGATACAGTATAGCAGTTGGAGTTGCTCAGGGTCTGGCTTTTCTGCATGGATGCACTTGTGGTCCGATACTACTCCTTGACCTATCAAGCAGTAACATCATGCTGAAGTCCCTCAAGGAACCTCAGGTTGGAGACATTGAGCTATACAAGGTGATTGATCCCTCCAAGAGCAATGGAAGCCTTTCTATGGTCGCTGGTTCTGTTGGCTATGTTCCTCCAG AGTATGCTTACACGATGAGGGTAACAATGGCCGGGAACGTTTACAGCTTCGGAGTTGTTCTCCTGGAATTGCTGACAGGAAAGCGAGCCGTTAGCGAGGGAACTGAGCTGGCCAAGTGGATGTTGAGTAACTCAGTGAAGCAAGATAAATGGGATCGCATCCTCGACTCCAATGTCAGTAGAACATCACTCGCCATCAGAAGTCAGATGCTTGCAGTCCTCAAGGTTGCTCTTGGTTGCGTAAATGTATCACCAGATGCAAGGCCGAAGATGAAGAATGTGCTGCGGATGCTCCTCAATGCAAGATAA
- the LOC132183802 gene encoding dihydrolipoyllysine-residue acetyltransferase component 5 of pyruvate dehydrogenase complex, chloroplastic, giving the protein MSAQMAHLLGTSFVPSATALRRGPGLHAVTGRNGSSCATRIQAKIREIFMPALSSTMTEGKIVSWMKSEGDKLSKGESVVVVESDKADMDVETFYDGYLAAIMVDEGGVAPVGSAIALLAESEAEIAEAKSKASANSSSSTSPPPPPPSPSPVAEPEKIAVNVAPVAPPVAVTVASTHPASEGGKRVVASPYAKKLAKELKVELGRIVGSGPMGRIVAKDVEAAASTAAADLAPIGSSAPAVAPAGIELGTVVPFTTMQAAVSRNMLESLAVPSFRVGYTITTNALDALYKKIKSKGVTMTALLAKATALALVKHPVVNSSCRDGKSFTYNSSINIAVAVAIDGGLITPVLQDADKVDIYSLSRKWKELVDKARAKQLQPHEYNTGTFTLSNLGMFGVDRFDAILPPGTGAIMAVGASQPTVVASKDGRIGMKNQMQVNVTADHRVIYGADLASFLQTLAKIIEDPKDLTF; this is encoded by the exons ATGAGCGCCCAAATGGCTCACCTTCTCGGCACCTCCTTCGTGCCCTCCGCCACCGCGCTGCGCAGGGGCCCCGGCCTCCACGCTGTTACGGGGCGCAACGGGAGCAGTTGCGCCACGCGAATCCAGGCGAAGATCCGGGAGATCTTCATGCCGGCGCTCAGCTCGACCATGACGGAGGGGAAGATCGTGTCGTGGATGAAGTCCGAGGGAGACAAGCTGTCCAAGGGCGAGAGCGTGGTCGTGGTGGAGTCCGACAAGGCTGACATGGACGTCGAGACCTTCTACGATGGTTACCTCGCTGCCATTATGGTTGATGAGGGTGGCGTCGCCCCCGTTGGCTCCGCAATCGCCCTCCTCGCTGAGTCCGAGGCCGAGATCGCTGAGGCCAAGTCTAAAGCCTCCGCCaactcttcctcctccacttctcctcctcctcctcctccttctccatCGCCAGTCGCTGAACCGGAGAAGATTGCGGTGAATGTTGCTCCCGTGGCGCCACCTGTTGCGGTGACGGTGGCGTCCACACACCCCGCTTCCGAGGGAGGGAAGAGGGTGGTGGCGTCCCCCTACGCGAAGAAGCTCGCGAAGGAGCTGAAGGTGGAGTTGGGGAGGATCGTAGGGAGTGGGCCAATGGGTAGGATTGTGGCCAAGGACGTCGAAGCTGCTGCTTCGACTGCTGCTGCTGACTTGGCGCCTATCGGTTCTTCGGCGCCTGCGGTGGCTCCGGCAGGGATTGAGCTGGGGACGGTGGTGCCGTTCACGACGATGCAGGCAGCGGTGAGTAGGAACATGCTGGAGAGTCTGGCCGTGCCATCCTTCAGAGTCGGGTACACTATCACCACCAACGCGCTTGATGCTCTGTACAAGAAG ATCAAGTCAAAGGGAGTAACCATGACGGCATTGCTGGCCAAGGCAACGGCGCTTGCTTTGGTTAAACATCCTGTTGTGAATTCTAGTTGCAGAGATGGTAAGAGCTTTACTTATAACAGTAGCATCAACATTGCAGTTGCTGTAGCTATAGATGGTGGATTGATTACACCAGTGCTTCAGGATGCTGATAAG GTCGACATATATTCATTGTCAAGAAAGTGGAAGGAATTAGTTGATAAGGCCCGGGCCAAGCAGCTACAGCCTCATGAATATAATACAG GTACTTTCACTCTTTCTAACCTTGGGATGTTTGGTGTTGATCGGTTTGATGCCATTCTACCACCTGGAAcg GGAGCTATCATGGCTGTTGGAGCATCTCAGCCCACAGTTGTTGCTAGCAAGGATGGTAGGATAGGCATGAAGAACCAGATGCAG GTAAATGTTACAGCAGATCATCGTGTAATCTATGGTGCTGATCTGGCTTCATTCTTGCAAACCTTGGCAAAGATTATTGAGGATCCCAAAGATCTTACCTTCTAG